In the genome of Cryptomeria japonica chromosome 8, Sugi_1.0, whole genome shotgun sequence, one region contains:
- the LOC131857713 gene encoding uncharacterized protein LOC131857713 gives MKSFEDAVYVSVEKDYTKKRTKHLMTNIDKGKVTLIVNKDCLKEALETRERFGTYKEKSLQVHSELNRLIIAKKVRKEVEAFVEQARFTKEAIAKARAKHAAQHAGTSSAPTGTPTSVKTSWKRKGKIVEPHAAPVKIGKRKKQQAHKPVDTDEEVTESEGEKKALRASGKRSKGVGTSTVKYLRKLVTKLTPLENLMMNIKEYGLLTATKVELDEILSKAKASFGLKKRLTRILIGETQSVHEETKQILKKVLGLILDEEEEVKEVELGKFEAEDLFDGFKITDFKLDDQPGNTQTELEIIHDDDDTGNNDDADATDNVNVQDVDTQMFEQHEQEHGQREKKNEEENKDEEPPIATQTIDTHPPLV, from the exons ATGAAATCTTTTGAGGATGCAGTGTATGTTAGTGTTGAGAAGGATTACACGAAGAAgagaacaaagcacttaatgacTAATATTGATAAAGGGAAAGTAACTCTTATTGTCAATAAGGACTGTTTGAAAGAAGCACTTGAGACTAGAG AACGTTTTGGCACTTAtaaggagaaatcccttcaagtgcactcAGAACTTAATCGACTGATAATTGCAAAgaaggttagaaaggaagttgaagcaTTTGTAGAGCAAGCAagattcacaaaggaagccattgctAAAGCAAGAGCAAAGCATGCTGCTCAACATGCTGGAACATCAAGTGCTCCAACTGGTACCCCCACTAGTGTAAAGACGAGCTGGAAA AGGAAAGGTAAGATTGTTGAACCTCATGCTGCACCGGTTAAGATTGGtaaaaggaaaaagcaacaagcacATAAACCGGTAGATACTGATGAAGAAGTGACTGagtctgaaggagagaagaaagCCCTAAGGGCTAGTGGCAAAAGGTCAAAGGGTGTTGGTACTTCTACTGTGAAATATTTGAGGAAACTGGTAACAAAGctcacacctcttgaaaatttaatgATGAATATTAAAGAGTATGGTTTATTGACTG CTACTAAGGTAGAGCTAGATGAAATTCTTTCTAAGGCAAAGGCATCTTTCGGGttgaagaaaaggttgacaagaatttTAATCGGAGAGACCCAATCAGTCCATGAGGAGactaaacaaattttgaagaaggtacTGGGTCTGATTctagatgaagaggaagaagttaaggAAGTTGAACTAGGGAAGTTTGAGGCTGAAGATCTTTTTGATGGCTTTAAGATAACTGATTTTAAGCTTGATGATCAGCCAGGAAACACACAAACTGAACTTGAGATTATACATGATGATGATGATACCGGTAATAATGATGATGCTGATGCTACTGACAATGTAAATGTACAGGATGTTGATACTCAAATGTTTGAGCAACATGAACAGGAACATGGACagagagaaaagaaaaatgaagaagaaaacaaGGATGAGGAGCCACCGATAGCTACTCAAACTATTGATACACATCCCCCACTGGTATAG